In Haladaptatus sp. R4, a genomic segment contains:
- a CDS encoding thioredoxin family protein, with protein sequence MVLKESEEKIGRDDPVPNFELRGTDGVFHTLSDFSDNNAVLLVFTCNHCPYAKAKFDLLNDLAEEYDDVAVVGVNANDAEEYPEDSFDNMQEMVQNGTIAYDAYLHDETQEVAESYGAVCTPDPFLLRNEGDTFTLAYHGRLDDALNPDAEPTEFYIRDAIDSVLAGEDVDLEFLPSRGCSIKWK encoded by the coding sequence ATGGTACTGAAGGAATCCGAGGAGAAAATCGGGCGTGACGATCCGGTGCCGAACTTCGAACTGCGCGGCACCGACGGAGTCTTTCACACGTTGTCGGACTTCTCCGACAACAACGCCGTGTTACTCGTGTTCACCTGCAACCACTGTCCCTACGCGAAGGCGAAGTTCGACCTGCTGAACGACCTCGCGGAGGAGTACGACGACGTTGCCGTCGTCGGCGTCAATGCGAACGACGCCGAGGAGTACCCGGAGGACTCCTTCGACAACATGCAGGAGATGGTCCAGAACGGAACCATCGCCTACGATGCCTACCTCCACGACGAGACACAGGAAGTCGCGGAGTCCTACGGCGCGGTCTGCACGCCCGACCCTTTCCTGCTCCGCAACGAGGGCGACACGTTCACGCTGGCGTACCACGGCAGACTCGACGACGCGTTGAATCCCGACGCGGAACCGACCGAGTTCTACATCCGCGACGCCATCGACAGCGTGCTTGCGGGCGAGGACGTGGACTTGGAGTTCCTGCCGTCGCGTGGGTGCTCGATCAAGTGGAAGTGA
- a CDS encoding DEAD/DEAH box helicase, giving the protein MLTADEVARVLDRSHEDANRALERLRDERDVARLDVENDPVVWFPTEWERLADRERIVVFPKRREIVADQPEQFTRAQLSQFAHLTDTTRAGSYSYQVRQEDIWSAPYDSLDNLMRTVRQVLPEPSPDLEAFIEGQWKRAKQFRLYTHEDGYVVLQAASDDLMGNVARQKLNDNHLRAPIADDESWVAEDKVAEVKRILYEAGYPVQDERELETGDELPVECALSLRDYQREWVEEFIDLKSGVLVGPPGSGKTVAAMGVLEAVSGETLILVPGRELAGQWRDELLTHTDLTREQVGEYHGGEKNVRPVTIATYQTAGMDRHRQLFDQRRWGLIVYDECQHIPSRVFRRSANLQSKHRLGLSATPVREDDKEKDIFTLIGPPIGTDWDALFEAGFVAEPEVEIRYVGWDEETYQGEYANADGRGKRQIAATNPAKLDEIRFLLAEHPTSKALVFVEYLEQGDRIAEALDVPFLSGQMRHPERERHLQAFRDGREDTLVISRVGDEGIDLPDAEIAIVASGLGGSRRQGAQRAGRTMRPAGRARMYVLATRGTREEEFARQQLRHLASKGIRIQETVLDERDEE; this is encoded by the coding sequence GTGCTCACCGCCGACGAAGTCGCCCGCGTCCTCGACCGTTCGCACGAGGACGCCAACCGCGCACTCGAACGACTGCGGGACGAGCGCGACGTGGCGCGCCTCGACGTGGAGAACGACCCGGTGGTCTGGTTCCCGACGGAGTGGGAGCGACTGGCCGACCGCGAGCGAATCGTGGTGTTCCCGAAGCGCCGCGAGATCGTCGCCGACCAGCCCGAACAGTTCACGCGAGCACAGCTTTCGCAGTTCGCCCACCTCACCGACACGACGCGGGCCGGGAGCTACAGCTATCAGGTTCGACAGGAGGACATCTGGTCCGCACCCTACGACTCGCTCGACAACCTGATGCGAACCGTTCGGCAGGTGCTCCCCGAACCGTCGCCGGATCTGGAGGCGTTCATCGAGGGACAGTGGAAACGAGCGAAGCAGTTCCGCCTCTACACCCACGAGGACGGCTACGTCGTCCTACAGGCCGCGAGCGACGACCTGATGGGGAACGTGGCCCGGCAGAAGTTGAACGATAACCACCTTCGCGCACCCATCGCCGACGACGAAAGTTGGGTCGCCGAGGACAAGGTCGCGGAAGTCAAGCGAATTCTGTACGAGGCGGGGTATCCCGTCCAAGACGAGCGTGAACTGGAGACGGGCGACGAACTGCCCGTCGAGTGCGCACTCTCCCTGCGCGACTACCAACGCGAGTGGGTCGAGGAGTTCATCGACCTGAAATCGGGCGTCCTCGTCGGCCCGCCCGGAAGCGGGAAGACGGTGGCCGCGATGGGCGTCCTCGAAGCCGTCTCCGGCGAGACGCTGATTCTGGTTCCCGGCCGCGAACTCGCCGGGCAGTGGCGCGACGAACTGTTGACCCACACGGACCTCACGCGCGAACAGGTCGGCGAGTACCACGGCGGCGAGAAGAACGTTCGCCCCGTGACGATTGCGACCTACCAAACCGCCGGGATGGACCGCCATCGACAGTTGTTCGACCAGCGACGTTGGGGACTCATCGTGTACGACGAGTGCCAGCACATTCCGAGCCGAGTCTTCCGCCGGAGCGCGAACCTCCAATCGAAGCACCGCTTGGGACTTTCGGCTACTCCCGTCAGGGAGGACGACAAGGAGAAGGACATCTTCACGCTCATTGGCCCCCCAATCGGAACCGATTGGGACGCGCTGTTCGAGGCCGGGTTCGTCGCGGAGCCGGAAGTCGAAATCCGGTACGTCGGCTGGGACGAGGAGACCTATCAGGGCGAGTACGCCAACGCCGACGGGCGCGGCAAGCGCCAGATCGCGGCGACGAATCCCGCGAAACTGGACGAGATTCGGTTCCTCCTCGCCGAGCACCCCACCTCGAAGGCGCTGGTGTTCGTGGAGTACCTCGAACAGGGCGACCGGATCGCGGAGGCCCTCGACGTGCCGTTCCTGAGCGGACAGATGCGCCACCCGGAACGCGAACGTCACTTGCAGGCGTTCCGCGACGGGCGTGAAGACACCCTCGTTATCTCCCGCGTCGGCGACGAGGGTATCGACCTCCCGGACGCCGAAATCGCCATCGTCGCGTCCGGTCTCGGCGGGTCACGGCGGCAAGGTGCACAGCGCGCCGGACGGACCATGCGCCCCGCCGGACGCGCCCGGATGTACGTGCTGGCGACGCGCGGCACCCGCGAGGAGGAGTTCGCCCGCCAGCAGTTGCGCCATCTGGCGTCGAAGGGAATCCGGATTCAGGAAACCGTGCTGGACGAACGGGACGAGGAGTAG
- a CDS encoding CDGSH iron-sulfur domain-containing protein, with product MAREVRHDATGPLKVDEDDFDDEKGNIAICMCGLSSDYPFCDGTHRTTRDEKSGTVYRYEDGDRREIEEIVYKDGGE from the coding sequence ATGGCCCGCGAAGTGCGACACGACGCGACCGGCCCGCTGAAAGTGGACGAGGATGATTTCGACGACGAGAAGGGGAACATCGCCATCTGCATGTGCGGTCTCTCGTCGGACTACCCGTTCTGCGACGGCACGCACCGAACGACGAGGGACGAGAAATCGGGGACGGTGTATCGATACGAGGACGGCGACCGGCGCGAAATCGAGGAAATCGTCTACAAGGACGGCGGCGAATAG
- a CDS encoding DoxX family protein has protein sequence MAESSDTVAKSTGFRLARVLFGGLLTYMGISGLRNIEAQAGYAEAKGVPMPELSVVASHWLLVVGGVGISLWKLPGLAASAAISFLVGVTPFTHDFWNQEGQERGNEQNHFLKNAAMLGAAFAFLGVAESEKSKKKQQSER, from the coding sequence ATGGCAGAAAGCAGCGACACGGTAGCGAAATCAACCGGATTCAGGCTCGCCAGAGTGCTGTTCGGCGGCCTGCTGACGTACATGGGAATTTCCGGACTTCGAAACATCGAAGCACAGGCGGGCTACGCGGAAGCGAAGGGCGTCCCGATGCCCGAGTTGTCCGTGGTGGCGTCCCACTGGCTTCTCGTCGTCGGCGGCGTCGGAATCAGCCTGTGGAAACTTCCCGGACTCGCCGCCAGCGCCGCCATCAGCTTCCTGGTCGGCGTCACGCCGTTTACCCACGACTTCTGGAATCAAGAAGGACAGGAACGGGGGAACGAACAGAACCACTTCTTGAAGAACGCCGCCATGCTCGGCGCGGCATTCGCCTTCCTCGGCGTCGCCGAGAGCGAGAAGTCGAAGAAGAAGCAACAGAGCGAACGATAA
- a CDS encoding glucodextranase DOMON-like domain-containing protein: MGDEESAIAAVEYLYEYQQNEEGFLPQNTFLDGRTRWGGEQMDNISFPQIMAYQLRERHGIGFDDVSYDYGNVRRSTEYVVGHGPATGQERWEEEAGYSPSTTAAEIAGLACSAALADAEGEDADALVYLALADDWQANTEEWMATTEGTEEHTNTPYYFRINDELGDDGAPRAINNGGPTLDERNVIDAGFLELVRLGVKPWDDPVVRNSLAVVDDTIKVETPYGPAFYRYNDDGYGEQGEDESDQYREGGPWTLDNEGQGRLWPIFTGERGEYELLTGCERRYDPKSLLGTMAKFANSGGMIPEQVWDRPDPTDYGWEFGEGTGSATPLSWSMAQFVRLAYGVEAGRPVETPKFVAGRYADGEVPDGPNLSVEFPSSPVTDRTVTISGDTDGATVVVKTSADTVVREGGEFSVDVEVGDGESTITVAAATDADSLDEMGTAVRRKTVAYVDVGDEVATWDDPEGDDDGPGSYTYPTSGEFVDGAFDIEEFGVYETDDSYQFLLSLAGELTNPWGGNELSLQTIQVYLRDPEKSDADGTTAAREGVNATFEAPYHYRVVAEGFVPARVEGADGSELTQDVTITGYGSVDAVKLELPKSVFGDLTGMQPVPLLLGQDGYSPGRIRPVNATAGGYTFGGGRDDSMNPNVIDLVTPDSVSQADALAYSADELATIPYLSL; encoded by the coding sequence ATGGGGGACGAGGAGAGCGCGATTGCCGCCGTCGAATACCTGTACGAGTATCAGCAGAACGAGGAGGGGTTCCTGCCCCAAAACACGTTCCTCGACGGGCGAACGCGCTGGGGCGGCGAACAGATGGACAACATCTCGTTCCCGCAGATCATGGCGTACCAACTGCGAGAGCGCCACGGCATCGGGTTCGACGACGTGAGCTACGATTACGGGAACGTTCGCCGTTCGACGGAGTACGTCGTCGGGCACGGTCCGGCGACCGGCCAGGAACGATGGGAGGAGGAGGCCGGATACTCGCCGAGCACGACGGCGGCGGAAATCGCCGGACTCGCCTGTTCCGCCGCGCTCGCCGACGCGGAAGGGGAGGACGCCGACGCGCTCGTCTACCTCGCGCTGGCCGACGACTGGCAGGCGAACACCGAGGAGTGGATGGCGACGACGGAGGGGACCGAGGAACACACGAACACGCCCTACTACTTCCGCATCAACGACGAACTCGGCGACGACGGTGCACCACGGGCCATCAACAACGGCGGGCCGACGTTGGACGAGCGGAACGTCATCGACGCGGGATTCCTCGAACTCGTCCGTCTCGGCGTCAAGCCGTGGGACGACCCGGTCGTTCGGAACTCGTTGGCCGTCGTGGACGACACCATCAAAGTCGAGACGCCGTACGGCCCGGCGTTCTACCGCTACAACGACGACGGCTACGGCGAGCAGGGGGAGGACGAAAGTGACCAGTATCGAGAGGGCGGTCCGTGGACGCTCGACAACGAAGGACAGGGCCGACTCTGGCCCATCTTCACCGGCGAGCGCGGCGAGTACGAACTGCTCACGGGGTGTGAGCGCCGGTACGACCCGAAGTCCCTGCTCGGTACGATGGCGAAGTTCGCCAACTCGGGCGGGATGATTCCCGAGCAAGTGTGGGACCGACCCGACCCGACCGACTACGGGTGGGAGTTCGGTGAGGGAACCGGGTCGGCGACCCCGCTCTCGTGGAGCATGGCGCAGTTCGTCCGCCTCGCATACGGCGTCGAGGCCGGACGGCCGGTCGAGACGCCGAAGTTCGTGGCGGGACGGTACGCCGACGGCGAGGTTCCGGACGGACCGAACCTATCCGTCGAGTTCCCGTCCTCACCGGTCACGGATCGAACCGTGACGATTTCCGGGGATACCGACGGCGCGACGGTCGTCGTGAAGACGTCGGCGGATACCGTTGTCCGCGAGGGCGGCGAGTTCAGCGTCGACGTCGAAGTCGGCGACGGGGAGAGCACCATTACGGTGGCGGCAGCGACGGACGCCGACTCGTTGGACGAGATGGGCACGGCGGTGCGACGAAAGACCGTCGCGTACGTCGACGTCGGCGACGAGGTTGCGACGTGGGACGACCCCGAAGGCGACGACGACGGACCGGGTTCGTACACCTATCCGACCTCCGGCGAGTTCGTGGACGGCGCGTTCGACATCGAGGAGTTCGGCGTCTACGAGACCGACGACAGCTATCAGTTCCTGCTCTCCCTCGCGGGCGAGTTGACGAACCCGTGGGGCGGCAACGAACTGTCGCTCCAGACGATTCAGGTGTACCTCCGTGACCCCGAGAAATCGGACGCGGACGGGACGACGGCCGCACGCGAGGGCGTCAACGCGACGTTCGAAGCGCCGTACCACTACCGCGTCGTCGCGGAAGGATTCGTTCCGGCCCGCGTCGAAGGTGCCGACGGAAGCGAACTCACGCAGGACGTGACGATAACGGGATACGGGTCGGTCGATGCGGTGAAGCTCGAACTGCCGAAGTCGGTATTCGGCGACCTGACGGGCATGCAACCCGTGCCGCTACTGCTCGGACAGGACGGCTACAGTCCGGGCCGGATTCGACCCGTCAACGCGACCGCGGGTGGTTACACCTTCGGCGGCGGGCGCGACGACTCGATGAACCCGAACGTCATCGACCTCGTGACGCCCGACAGCGTGAGTCAGGCCGACGCCCTCGCCTACTCGGCGGACGAGTTGGCGACGATTCCGTACCTGTCGCTCTGA